Within Deltaproteobacteria bacterium, the genomic segment CAGGCAAGGACGCCGTCTACTGGGACAGGGATCTTCAGGGGTTCGGCGTAAGGGTCTACGCCAGCGGCCGCAAGGTTTTCGTGGTCCAGACGCGCGGCCCGCAGGGTCCGAGACGCGTCACCCTCGGGCGCTGCGGCCGGGTGTTGGCGGACGCCGCCCGCAAGCAGGCCGCCGAGGCGATCGACCGCATCAAGCGGGGTCTG encodes:
- a CDS encoding Arm DNA-binding domain-containing protein gives rise to the protein MSEKNDRKLTKRTIDALAATGKDAVYWDRDLQGFGVRVYASGRKVFVVQTRGPQGPRRVTLGRCGRVLADAARKQAAEAIDRIKRGL